A DNA window from Aquarana catesbeiana isolate 2022-GZ linkage group LG01, ASM4218655v1, whole genome shotgun sequence contains the following coding sequences:
- the RPLP0 gene encoding large ribosomal subunit protein uL10 translates to MPREDRATWKSNYFLKIIQLLDDYPKCFIVGADNVGSKQMQQIRMSLRGKAVVLMGKNTMMRKAIRGHLENNSALEKLLPHIKGNVGFVFTKEDLAEVRDMLLANKVPASARAGAIAPCDVTVPAQNTGLGPEKTSFFQALGITTKISRGTIEILSDVQLIKTGDKVGASEATLLNMLNISPFSFGLIIQQVYDNGSIYSPEVLDITEDALRTRFLEGVRNIASVCLQIGYPTVASVPHSVVNGYKRVLALAVETDYSFPLADKVKAFLADPSAFVVAAPVAETAAAPAASAAPAKEEKEESEESDDDMGFGLFD, encoded by the exons ATGCCCAGGGAAGACAGGGCGACATGGAAGTCCAACTACTTTTTGAAAATCATT caacTGCTGGATGATTACCCAAAATGTTTCATCGTGGGGGCGGACAATGTTGGTTCAAAGCAAATGCAACAGATCCGTATGTCCCTGCGAGGAAAAGCGGTTGTGCTTATGGGAAAGAACACCATGATGCGCAAGGCAATCCGTGGTCACTTGGAAAACAACTCTGCTCTGGAGAA gcTTTTGCCTCACATAAAGGGGAATGTGGGCTTTGTTTTCACTAAGGAGGATCTCGCTGAAGTACGAGATATGCTGTTGGCAAACAAG GTGCCAGCTTCTGCTCGTGCAGGTGCCATTGCCCCCTGTGATGTCACAGTGCCTGCTCAGAATACTGGTTTGGGCCCTGAGAAGACATCCTTCTTTCAGGCTTTGGGAATCACCACGAAAATCTCTAGAGGAACTATTGAAATCTTG AGTGATGTACAGCTGATTAAGACTGGAGATAAAGTAGGTGCCAGTGAAGCCACCCTCCTTAACATGCTCAACATTTCCCCCTTCTCCTTTGGTTTGATCATCCAACAAGTATATGACAACGGCAGCATCTACAGCCCAGAGGTTCTGGATATCACTGAAGATGCTCTGCGTACTCGCTTTTTAGAG GGTGTTCGCAACATCGCCAGTGTCTGCCTTCAAATTGGATATCCCACTGTCGCCTCTGTACCTCACTCTGTCGTCAATGGGTATAAACGAGTTCTTGCTCTTGCTGTGGAAACCGATTACAGCTTCCCATTGGCAGATAAG GTCAAGGCTTTCTTGGCAGACCCATCAGCCTTTGTGGTTGCTGCTCCAGTTGCTGAGACAGCTGCTGCTCCGGCTGCTTCAGCTGCACCAGCCAAAGAGGAAAAGGAAGAATCTGAGGAATCCGATGATGATATGGGCTTTGGGCTCTTTGACTAA